From the genome of bacterium, one region includes:
- a CDS encoding radical SAM protein: MFKSILNKNKYIDSWFWDRYTINSYNGCQFGCVYCDARSEKYHLPTDFENDIVVKKDAALMLDKRLTNARTLLPDVVALSGTSDPYQPIEAKFKNTRQCLEVLKKHKYPVHIITKSRLVLRDLDLLEEIGKQTTWCTISITITTTNSEIARFLEKRAPLPQIRFAMIKTIKEKTENIQAGVLFIPVVPYLCDSDEILEEMVKKSKEVGADYILIAGGMTMRDLQAKWFLKHLKERYPELIERYEELYNFKYNPDFYDGDYEPTKDYIINLHKKIFALCEKYKIAYRIKRFIPQDFRKKSYLVAENLLNDAYHRQVCGCNYNLF, encoded by the coding sequence GTGTTTAAGTCCATCTTAAATAAAAATAAATACATAGATAGCTGGTTCTGGGATAGATACACTATTAATTCATATAATGGTTGTCAGTTTGGCTGTGTTTATTGTGATGCCAGAAGTGAAAAATATCATCTGCCAACAGATTTTGAGAATGATATTGTTGTCAAAAAAGATGCCGCTCTAATGCTTGATAAAAGGTTGACTAATGCAAGAACCTTATTGCCTGATGTGGTCGCACTATCAGGCACAAGCGACCCCTATCAACCAATAGAGGCAAAATTCAAGAATACAAGGCAATGTTTAGAGGTTTTAAAGAAACATAAGTATCCTGTTCATATCATCACGAAATCAAGATTAGTTTTGCGAGATTTAGATTTGTTAGAGGAAATTGGCAAACAGACCACCTGGTGCACTATCTCTATCACGATTACCACAACAAATTCTGAGATAGCAAGATTTCTTGAAAAAAGAGCCCCTCTGCCTCAAATAAGATTTGCCATGATAAAAACAATAAAAGAAAAAACAGAAAATATCCAGGCTGGCGTTTTATTTATTCCTGTGGTTCCCTATCTTTGCGATTCGGATGAAATTTTAGAGGAAATGGTAAAAAAGAGTAAAGAGGTGGGGGCAGATTATATCCTTATTGCTGGTGGAATGACTATGCGTGATTTGCAAGCAAAATGGTTTTTGAAACACCTCAAAGAGCGATACCCCGAACTTATTGAAAGATACGAAGAACTCTACAATTTTAAATACAACCCAGATTTTTATGATGGTGACTATGAACCAACAAAAGACTATATTATAAACCTTCATAAAAAGATATTTGCCTTATGCGAGAAATACAAAATAGCTTATAGAATAAAGCGGTTTATCCCACAGGATTTCAGGAAGAAAAGCTATCTGGTCGCAGAAAATCTTTTAAATGATGCTTATCATCGGCAGGTATGTGGTTGTAATTACAATCTTTTTTGA